The proteins below are encoded in one region of Gemmatimonadota bacterium:
- the groES gene encoding co-chaperone GroES → MSNVRPLADRVVVKPLDEAEQMRGGLYIPDTAKEKPSQGEVTAVGPGRLSDDGTRLDMDVSEGDRVLYGKYSGTEVTLDGQDYLILRESDILAIVS, encoded by the coding sequence ATGAGCAACGTCAGGCCCTTGGCCGACCGAGTGGTCGTGAAGCCGCTCGACGAGGCCGAGCAGATGCGGGGAGGCCTCTACATCCCCGACACCGCCAAGGAGAAGCCCTCGCAGGGCGAAGTCACCGCGGTCGGCCCCGGCCGACTCTCCGACGACGGTACCCGCCTCGACATGGACGTGTCCGAAGGCGATCGCGTCCTGTACGGCAAGTACAGCGGCACCGAAGTCACCCTCGACGGCCAGGACTATCTGATTCTTCGCGAGTCGGACATCCTCGCCATCGTCTCGTAG